The following coding sequences lie in one Gemmatimonadales bacterium genomic window:
- a CDS encoding DUF393 domain-containing protein yields MPDRPLVLYDGRCGFCRDWSRRLARWDGKGRLRQVPYQERHQVTGVPALSDAELEEALHVVLPDGRVERGARGVIALLPWLRGGKLLAAVASLPGVASVADHLYRWVARHRHDLGTDSEHCELR; encoded by the coding sequence GTGCCAGACCGCCCGCTGGTTCTCTATGATGGCCGCTGCGGCTTCTGCCGCGACTGGTCGCGCCGGCTCGCTCGCTGGGATGGAAAAGGCCGCCTGCGACAGGTGCCCTACCAGGAGCGCCACCAGGTGACCGGGGTCCCGGCGCTGTCCGATGCCGAACTGGAGGAAGCCCTGCATGTCGTGTTGCCCGATGGCCGGGTGGAGCGCGGCGCACGTGGCGTCATCGCGCTGCTCCCGTGGCTGCGTGGCGGGAAGCTCCTCGCGGCCGTCGCGAGCCTGCCCGGCGTGGCGTCGGTCGCCGACCATCTGTACCGGTGGGTGGCGCGCCATCGGCACGACCTCGGAACGGACAGCGAGCACTGTGAGTTGCGTTGA
- a CDS encoding iron-sulfur cluster assembly protein, with the protein MLTTDLVRKALKGVKDPELGLNVVDIGLIYDVAISEAGDVHITMSLTSPGCPSGPEIMGDVQSVVADLEGVNSVEVELVWEPYWTPERMDPRVRAFLG; encoded by the coding sequence ATGTTGACGACCGATCTTGTTCGGAAGGCGCTGAAAGGCGTGAAAGACCCTGAGCTGGGGCTGAATGTTGTGGATATCGGGTTGATCTATGACGTCGCCATCTCGGAGGCGGGCGACGTGCACATCACCATGAGCCTGACCTCGCCGGGCTGCCCCTCGGGGCCGGAAATCATGGGCGATGTGCAGTCGGTGGTGGCCGACCTCGAGGGGGTCAACAGCGTCGAGGTGGAGTTGGTGTGGGAGCCCTACTGGACGCCGGAGCGGATGGACCCGCGGGTGCGGGCCTTCCTCGGCTAG
- a CDS encoding ribonuclease D has product MPVSSNAAQRSGSAGSPLDIEVVADQEAFDRLLDSLAGEPLLAIDTEAASFHRYEDRVYLLQISSRDRTAVVDPLGIERIDRFASLLADPRIEVIFHDADYDLRLLERQYGIRAARLFDTRIAAQFLNEPGIGLAALLQKYFGVTLNKKYQRADWSARPLSDEMLAYAATDTHYLPGLRDELRGQLEALGRLSWVEEEFALLEGVAWAVVEPGESSYLRLKGAKALKGRELALLRAVYDWREETARRLDRASFRILNNEPLFTMARQPPRTLEELQRVKGVGPETIARRGGEILDAIEKAMAIPERDLPRLPRQPRRAPDPAADARLDRLKAARNLIAQRLDLAPGVTCPNGTLEEIARQAPATLEALEAIPSMRRWQREEFGKELLAAVPEPPAAPAGG; this is encoded by the coding sequence ATGCCTGTTTCCTCCAATGCAGCTCAACGCTCCGGCTCCGCTGGCTCGCCACTCGATATCGAGGTCGTGGCCGACCAGGAGGCGTTCGATCGCCTCCTCGACTCCCTTGCCGGCGAACCCCTGCTCGCCATCGATACCGAGGCGGCCAGCTTCCATCGGTACGAGGACCGCGTCTACCTCCTGCAGATTTCCTCGCGCGACCGCACGGCGGTCGTCGACCCCCTCGGCATTGAACGTATTGACCGCTTTGCGTCCCTCCTCGCCGATCCACGGATCGAGGTCATCTTCCATGATGCGGATTACGACCTGCGCCTGCTCGAGCGCCAGTACGGCATCCGCGCCGCGCGCCTCTTCGACACCCGGATCGCCGCCCAGTTCCTCAACGAACCGGGCATCGGCCTGGCTGCGCTGCTCCAGAAGTACTTCGGGGTGACGCTGAACAAGAAGTACCAGCGCGCCGACTGGTCGGCCCGCCCGCTCTCGGATGAGATGCTGGCCTATGCGGCCACCGATACGCACTACCTCCCCGGGCTGCGGGATGAGCTGCGCGGGCAACTCGAGGCGCTCGGCCGGCTTTCCTGGGTCGAGGAGGAGTTTGCGCTGCTGGAAGGGGTGGCCTGGGCGGTGGTCGAACCCGGCGAATCATCCTACCTGCGGCTGAAGGGCGCCAAGGCGCTCAAGGGCCGCGAGCTGGCGCTGCTGCGAGCCGTGTACGACTGGCGCGAGGAGACCGCACGCCGCCTGGACCGCGCGTCGTTCCGGATCCTCAACAATGAGCCGCTGTTCACCATGGCACGCCAGCCGCCTCGCACCCTGGAAGAGCTGCAGCGGGTGAAGGGGGTGGGCCCGGAGACCATCGCACGGCGCGGCGGCGAGATTCTCGACGCCATCGAGAAGGCCATGGCGATCCCGGAGCGGGATCTCCCCCGGCTGCCGCGCCAGCCCCGCCGGGCGCCGGATCCGGCGGCGGACGCCCGCCTCGACCGCCTGAAAGCCGCGCGGAATCTCATCGCGCAGCGGCTCGACCTGGCACCGGGGGTCACCTGTCCGAACGGCACCCTGGAGGAAATCGCGCGGCAGGCGCCGGCGACCCTTGAGGCCCTCGAGGCAATTCCGTCGATGCGTCGCTGGCAGCGGGAAGAATTCGGGAAGGAACTGCTGGCCGCCGTGCCGGAGCCACCTGCGGCCCCGGCCGGCGGCTGA
- a CDS encoding matrixin family metalloprotease, whose amino-acid sequence MQRLLTLMLTAFVILLFVGTARRYRAARAHQSVAAATAPDPDAPPNAATDSLRAAARALLARDAGQTYLDSMLVSTDSLVRRWPDRGGRPFRIAILEGGSPDYGVRMADFVREAASRWQAADVGLWFSFTGDSSDADITFQWQESFALGNKAGETNLQWSNAGPVVRAHVSLATRNAGDSLFTDEALLGAAVHELGHAIGLPHSAESSDVMFPVTRVTVPSARDRATVRLLYSLPPGSLRAPPVR is encoded by the coding sequence ATGCAGCGACTGCTCACCCTGATGTTGACGGCCTTCGTCATCCTGCTGTTTGTCGGCACCGCCCGGCGGTACCGGGCGGCGCGCGCACACCAGTCAGTCGCCGCAGCTACCGCCCCCGATCCGGATGCTCCCCCGAACGCCGCCACTGACAGCCTGCGAGCCGCCGCGCGGGCGCTCCTCGCCCGCGATGCCGGACAAACATACCTCGATTCGATGCTGGTGAGCACCGACTCCCTGGTCCGGCGGTGGCCCGACCGGGGAGGGCGCCCCTTCCGGATTGCCATCCTCGAGGGGGGCTCCCCGGACTACGGAGTCCGGATGGCTGATTTTGTTCGGGAGGCTGCCTCCCGCTGGCAGGCGGCGGATGTTGGTCTCTGGTTCTCGTTTACCGGCGACAGCAGTGATGCGGACATCACCTTCCAGTGGCAGGAGAGCTTTGCCCTCGGCAACAAGGCTGGCGAGACCAACCTGCAGTGGTCGAACGCAGGGCCGGTGGTCCGTGCCCACGTGTCGCTGGCGACCCGGAATGCCGGCGACTCGCTCTTTACCGACGAGGCGTTGCTCGGGGCCGCCGTGCACGAGCTCGGTCACGCCATCGGATTGCCGCACTCCGCGGAGAGTTCGGATGTCATGTTCCCCGTGACGCGGGTGACCGTGCCCTCCGCCCGGGACCGCGCCACCGTTCGCCTGCTCTACTCACTTCCTCCCGGCTCGCTCCGCGCTCCACCGGTGCGGTAG
- a CDS encoding alpha/beta fold hydrolase, protein MTGVPVVFTVYPGDCDAYGHLNQASFLAYFERARWHMLADGPGMDLFEREGVWPAVRRAVIEYHAPAYPGQSLRFQLAVTRIGRTSFTMRQVARRESDDTLIATAESVFVCIGRDDAPASIPDAVRGFLVPALPSADPSHRSVTVHGVELALDDRGSGPAVLFVHGFPLNGTLWRHQAGAFPGWRTLIPDLRGMGRSDAPDLGYSMATYADDLVALLDAAGVDDVVLVALSMGGYVAFEFLRRHRPRVRGLVLADTRAQADSAEARRARETAMADARDGGAALIAEQMFPKLLAKGAPEPLRDSVRAMMAATPVSGLIGALAAMRDRPDSTELLPTLQGLPTLVTVGAEDAITPPAMSEAMAKAIPGAKLAVIADAGHLAPLEQPEAFNRHLQLFLQGLGGPARPGV, encoded by the coding sequence ATGACTGGGGTGCCTGTCGTCTTCACCGTCTATCCCGGTGACTGTGACGCGTATGGCCACCTGAACCAGGCGTCATTCCTGGCCTATTTTGAACGGGCGCGCTGGCACATGCTCGCCGACGGGCCGGGAATGGACCTCTTCGAGCGCGAAGGCGTCTGGCCCGCCGTCCGCCGTGCCGTCATCGAGTACCACGCTCCCGCCTACCCTGGCCAGTCACTTCGCTTCCAGCTCGCCGTCACCCGCATCGGCCGCACCAGCTTCACCATGCGCCAGGTGGCCCGTCGTGAGTCCGACGACACCCTGATCGCAACGGCCGAGTCAGTGTTCGTGTGCATCGGCCGCGACGACGCGCCCGCGTCGATTCCCGACGCCGTGAGGGGTTTTCTGGTGCCCGCCCTCCCATCGGCGGACCCGTCGCACCGGTCGGTGACCGTGCACGGCGTCGAACTCGCCCTCGACGACCGCGGAAGTGGGCCCGCCGTGCTGTTCGTGCACGGATTTCCCCTGAACGGCACGCTGTGGCGACACCAGGCGGGAGCCTTTCCGGGGTGGCGGACGCTGATTCCCGATCTGCGCGGGATGGGACGCTCCGACGCGCCGGACCTCGGCTACAGCATGGCCACCTACGCCGACGACCTGGTTGCGCTCCTCGATGCGGCGGGCGTCGACGACGTGGTGCTGGTGGCGCTGTCGATGGGGGGATATGTGGCCTTCGAGTTTCTCCGCCGGCATCGACCCCGCGTCCGGGGGCTGGTGCTCGCCGACACGCGAGCCCAGGCCGATAGCGCGGAAGCGCGCCGCGCACGGGAAACGGCCATGGCCGATGCACGCGACGGGGGCGCCGCCCTGATCGCCGAACAGATGTTCCCCAAGCTGTTGGCGAAAGGCGCCCCCGAGCCGCTCCGCGACTCCGTCCGCGCCATGATGGCCGCGACACCGGTCTCGGGCCTCATCGGCGCGCTCGCGGCCATGCGCGACCGACCAGACTCGACGGAATTGCTCCCCACGCTGCAGGGGCTGCCCACGCTGGTCACGGTCGGAGCGGAGGACGCCATCACTCCTCCAGCGATGTCGGAGGCGATGGCCAAGGCTATACCTGGCGCCAAGTTGGCCGTCATTGCCGACGCCGGTCACCTCGCCCCGCTGGAGCAACCCGAGGCGTTCAACCGGCACCTCCAACTGTTCCTGCAGGGGCTGGGAGGGCCGGCCCGGCCTGGGGTGTGA